The Sebastes umbrosus isolate fSebUmb1 chromosome 4, fSebUmb1.pri, whole genome shotgun sequence genome has a window encoding:
- the lrriq1 gene encoding leucine-rich repeat and IQ domain-containing protein 1 isoform X1, translating to MDSDEVFDTIMFELNNQVISDPDESPEEQERFTLHEETDSDDIPPSLLSYFETSKSRAAVCEKLILEDLEDFTASHDTEDMMSLPFELDKDMMKLSEQVISHTENEENNTSSDTRLFPAPTEALFTHNVSVCPNNEDEYMESEKHLALEYEAERERRHCEEMKKEEQKRQIERDFQKELKKIIEAEKLHQKELELMGKRAQEKLEQELLLQQEIISNLQRRVEEERRMREEEQKRMKDEEDKRKGEEVERKRMEEESRRKKEEEKKIEEMKLKKEEERKREEEEKRRREREEKRKREEERKKLEDEMRIMKEEESRRKKEEEKKIEEMKLKKEEERKREEEEKRRREREEKRKREEERKKLEDEMRIMKEEEERKKKEEEERIKKEEEEKRKREEERKKIEEARKKIEKEKRTMEEEMSRKKEEERKKREEETMRREEEVRIIKEVEERKKQEEVRKKKEEEEALHEEMRKRDEKEHVNVNEEIKLKRKKKEENDKKRKKEEARKKEKERTTMKEVKEVVRKKETKEEPILIEEDEKRKREDDRKPKEEERRRRQKEEMRQEYEEGYKIIEEEIKLKDDEEDCKRFDMDNRRMEHESKTKDKEKKQEDEEAEKRLAKEIRKREEERNNIGAERELKEEEVGKNKKQVYKKTEEEIRLKEKEESKKRVVHDREEEGRRANELQKNRETNHTNIELDNSTTWTSHSESTTSPTSTETIPQQHDPEENISQTSIDKTVGCENQAAGLSTVSVILPVCLPERTEKKRLAWMKDCVPWSKLSLQNRRKQKGSVRSRRGLRGAAEAGSLPPLCPDALLQSTGWKSLQEVTTVTLEDLPGCSLSTLAQCTQLRSLTLRRCGLKSLEGINQLPQLCYIDAQENNISFVDCENMSSLRVLRLGHNKLTSIHGLAGAENVDVLDLSHNSITRIAGLESMKRLQRLSVDHNQLISTKGLRDVYTLLHLNCSHNHLARVEGLENSALLNTLDLRANSLTEPPSLNNQVLLRELHLDDNSISSLQGLTACWLPLMQHLSVAQNRLIQLPSMSDSVSLSNLDLRFNCLSELQNVCESMEGCLFLREVHLTGNPLQQESGWRSTLQKAVPGLRAIDEQKTDSFLTPPAVQQVSLASGSFLTFCQAQLQQTRDLQQQHSRELSNASSSLDAVKTSCRHFTEALQLAKDQRFAHEYGDTSVADKHRAAGQTTPEETLDMDSTNAEKRTERPEMESTGKVQPVLPNRDRCSYWTFEKSAAESWHDTFNTVTTGPTKGPLARKANSGDVHSSATKIKTTLYNLEMAPVSSHQDLDLQNTAAVVIQQLWRKYRQKCGNISSFSTAEEGGGRGGDGGKPESGPSYNNGSVIGRDYAATVIQAFWRGFSLRRRLASALAAVTCPDTGEDDTFEEVDVDEFVFDEAALEKHWTLPLSEDSPSRRYPLSEQPPSLKPPCHFPEPSQYILPPPLVWRPKQAWVSGEHMDSARQRVSPESSNRSKSPASTSVLSGLSERSEKIVEEWGFTDSHTALLMLKRAQKMKSTTQRQKKHRDPSVRLALFRNCSYQLAPVEARNRPAQLNRNDRKVGEAELGLQQAEKVERVKQERAQQWLHTQAAHPDSDPESVHFLPEISPDVLNGGRVQLVADPGYTERLHHASGLWANNSSAAQASCKESNYPRRNSLGHARKEVPSPQRVSSAPSKRERISHRENPVQLSGGWGGGKKRDKVYK from the exons GACTCAGATGATATTCCCCCATCTCTGCTCAGCTACTTTGAAACCTCAAAAAGCAGAGCAGCAGTTTGTGAGAAGCTCATCCTTGAGGATCTTGAAG ATTTCACTGCGTCACATGACACTGAGGACATGATGAGCTTGCCGTTTGAACTCGATAAGGACATGATGAAGCTGAGCGAGCAG GTCATTAGTCATACAGAAAACGAGGAGAACAACACTTCCAGTGACACCCGCCTCTTTCCTGCACCCACAGAAGCACTTTTCACTcacaatgtgtcagtgtgtcccAACAATGAAG ATGAATATATGGAGAGTGAGAAGCATTTAGCATTGGAATACGaggcagagcgagagagacgacactgtgaggagatgaagaaggaagagcaaaagagacaaatAGAAAGAGACTTCCAGAAGGAGCTGAAGAAGATAATAGAGGCAGAGAAG CTCCATCAGAAGGAACTTGAGTTGATGGGGAAGAGAGCTCAGGAAAAACTTGAACAGGAGTTGCTGCTTCAGCAG GAAATCATCAGCAATTTACAGAGACgagtggaggaagagaggaggatgagggaggaggagcagaagaggatgAAGGATGAGGAGGACAAGAGGAAAGGGGAAGAGGTAGAGAGGAAAAGAATGGAGGAAGAGTcgaggaggaagaaagaggaagagaaaaaaatagaagagatgaaacttaaaaaagaagaggagaggaaacgcgaggaagaggaaaagaggagaagggagagagaagaaaagaggaagagagaagaggaaagaaagaagctGGAGGATGAGATGAGAATAATGAAGGAGGAAGAGTcgaggaggaagaaagaggaagagaaaaaaatagaagagatgaaacttaaaaaagaagaggagaggaaacgcgaggaagaggaaaagaggagaagggagagggaggaaaagaggaagagagaagaggaaagaaagaagctGGAGGATGAGATGAGAATaatgaaggaggaagaagagaggaaaaagaaagaagaggaagagaggataaagaaggaagaggaagagaagaggaaaagggaggaggaaagaaaaaagatagAAGAGGCAAGGAAGAAGATCGAGAAGGAGAAGAGAACAATGGAGGAAGAAATGAGccggaagaaggaggaggaaagaaaaaagagggaagaggaaactatgagaagagaggaagaggtgagAATAATTAAGGAGgttgaggagagaaagaagcaggaggaagtgaggaaaaagaaagaagaggaggaggctctGCATGAAGAGATGAGGAAGAGGGATGAAAAAgaacatgtaaatgtaaatgaagaaataaaacttaagaggaaaaagaaggaagaaaatgataagaaaaggaagaaggaggaggcaaggaagaaggagaaggaaagaaCCACTATGAAGGAGGTAAAGGAAGTGGTAAGAAAAAAGGAAACGAAAGAAGAACCAATACTCATCGAAGAGGATGAAAAGAGGAAAAGGGAAGATGACAGGAAACCAAAAGAGGAAGaacggaggaggaggcagaaggAAGAGATGAGACAAGAGTATGAAGAGGGTTACAAAATAATAGAGGAAGAAATAAAGCTCaaggatgatgaggaggattGTAAAAGGTTTGATATGGACAATAGAAGGATGGAGCATGAGAGCAAAACAAAAGATAaagagaagaagcaggaggatgaggaggctgAGAAAAGGCTAGCGAAGGAGATaagaaaaagggaggaggagagaaataatATAGGGGCAGAGAGGGAGctgaaggaggaagaggtgggaaaaaacaagaaacaggtttacaaaaaaacagaagaagaaataagactcaaagaaaaggaggagagcaAAAAGAGAGTGGTGCACGACAGGGAAGAAGAGGGAAGAAGAGCAAATGAGCTACAAAAGAACAGAGAAACTAACCACACGAATATAGAACTAGACAACAGCACCACCTGGACTTCACACAGTGAGTCTACAACCAGTCCCACCAGTACTGAAACCATTCCACAACAACATGACCCAGAAGAGAACATCAGTCAGACCTCCATTGATAAAACTGTGGGCTGTGAAAATCAAGCAGCAGGGCTTTCCACCGTGTCTGTTATTTTACCTGTGTGCCTCCCAGAGCgcacagagaagaagaggctGGCATGGATGAAGGACTGCGTCCCCTGGTCCAAACTGTCCCTCCAGAACAGGAGGAAGCAGAAAGGATCCGTCCGGAGTCGGAGAGGGCTGAGAGGGGCTGCTGAGGCCGGCAGTCTGCCACCTCTCTGCCCAGACGCTCTGCTTCAGTCCACGGGCTGGAAATCCCTGCAAGAG GTGACCACAGTGACCCTGGAGGACTTACCTGGCTGTAGCTTATCTACTCTCGCTCAGTGTACTCAACTTCGGTCCCTCACCCTCAGACGCTGTGGCCTCAAATCCCTGGAAGGCATCAACCAGCTACCACAGCTCTGCTACATCGATGCACAG GAAAATAACATCTCATTTGTCGACTGTGAAAATATGAGTAGTTTACGGGTTCTTCGACTCGGCCACAACAAGCTGACGTCCATCCATGGTTTAGCTGGTGCTGAAAATGTGGACGTCCTAGACCTCTCACACAACTCCATCACACGCATCG CTGGTCTGGAGTCTATGAAGAGACTGCAGAGGTTGTCGGTGGATCACAACCAGCTGATCAGCACCAAAGGACTGAGGGACGTTTACACTCTCCTGCACCTGAACTGCTCACACAACCACCTGGCAAGAGTGGAGGGTCTGGAGAACAGTGCTCTGCTCAACACACTGGACCTGAGAGCCAACAGCCTCACTgag CCCCCCAGTCTGAACAACCAGGTCCTCCTCAGAGAGCTGCATCTGGACGACAACAGCATCTCCTCCCTGCAGGGCCTCACTGCCTGCTGGCTTCCCCTCATGCAACACCTCTCTGTGGCCCAAAACAG ATTAATCCAGCTGCCCTCCATGTCTgattctgtgtctctttcaaATCTGGATCTTCGATTCAACTGCCTGTCAG AGCTCCAGAACGTGTGTGAGAGTATGGAGGGATGTCTATTCCTGCGAGAGGTCCACCTCACAGGGAATCCTCTTCAGCAGGAGAGTGGCTGGAG ATCCACTCTGCAGAAAGCAGTGCCTGGCCTGAGGGCCATAGATGAGCAGAAGACAGACTCTTTTCTAACGCCCCCTGCTGTTCAACAGGTCAGCCTGGCCTCAGGCAGCTTCCTAACGTTCTGTCAGGCTCAGCTTCAGCAGACTCGggatttacagcagcagcacagcagggAGCTCAG TAATGCCTCATCTTCCCTGGATGCTGTAAAGACCTCCTGCCGTCACTTCACTGAGGCCCTGCAGCTCGCTAAGGACCAGAGATTTGCCCATGAATATGGTGACACCTCTGTGGCTGACAAACACAGGGCTGCAGGCCAAACAACACCTGAGGAAACACTTGACATGGATAGTACCAATGCTGAGAAGCGTACTGAGCGCCCAGAAATGGAATCCACCGGAAAAGTTCAACCAGTTCTTCCAAACAGGGACAGATGCAGCTACTGGACCTTTGAGAAGTCAGCTGCAGAGAGTTGGCATGACACATTCAACACTGTTACAACAGGTCCAACGAAAGGGCCATTAGCTAGAAAAGCTAACTCTGGCGATGTTCACTCCTctgcaacaaaaataaaaacaactctCTACAATCTTGAAATGGCACCTGTGTCCAGCCATCAAGACCTGGACCTCCAAAA cacagcagcagtcGTGATTCAGCAGCTGTGGAGGAAATATAGACAGAAATGTGGGAACATCAGCAGCTTTTCCACagctgaggagggaggaggaagaggaggagatggaggaaagCCAGAGTCAGGACCTTCCTATAATAACGGCAGCGTTATTGGCCGGGATTATGCTGCAACTGTCATCCAG GCGTTTTGGAGGGGCTTCAGTCTGAGGAGGAGGCTCGCATCTGCTCTGGCTGCTGTCACATGCCCCGACACCGGAGAGGACGACACCTTTGAGGAGGTGGACGTGGATGAATTTGTCTTTGATGAG gCAGCGCTGGAGAAACACTGGACCTTGCCGCTTTCTGAGGACTCACCTTCCAGACGTTACCCTTTGTCAGAGCAGCCACCATCTCTGAAG CCTCCTTGCCACTTTCCTGAACCCTCCCAGTACATCCTCCCACCACCACTGGTTTGGAGGCCAAAGCAGGCCTGGGTTTCTGGAGAACACATGGACTCTGCTAGACAGAGAGTCTCCCCTGAGAGCTCCAACAG AAGCAAATCTCCTGCTTCAACCTCAGTGCTCAGCGGTCTCTCTGAAAGATCAGAAAAGATTGTGGAAGAATG GGGTTTCACCGACAGCCACACGGCTCTTCTGATGCTCAAGAGAGCTCAGAAGATGAAGTCAACGACGCAACGGCAGAAGAAACATAggg aTCCCTCCGTCCGTCTTGCCTTGTTCAGAAACTGCAGTTACCAGCTGGCTCCAGTTGAGGCACGAAACAGGCCAGCACAACTCAACAGGAATGATAGAAAAG TTGGAGAGGCTGAGCTGGGCCTTCAGCAGGCGGAGAAGGTGGAGCGAGTGAAGCAGGAACGAGCTCAGCAGTGGCTGCACACCCAGGCTGCTCACCCAGACAGCGACCCAGAGAG CGTGCATTTCTTACCGGAGATCAGCCCAGACGTTCTGAACGGAGGCAGAGTGCAGCTCGTG GCTGACCCAGGATATACAGAACGTCTACATCACGCCAGTGGATTGTGGGCCAACAACAGTTCAGCTGCCCAGGCTTCTTGCAAAGAGAGCAATTATCCTCGCAGAAACTCTTTGGGTCATGCAA
- the lrriq1 gene encoding leucine-rich repeat and IQ domain-containing protein 1 isoform X2 — translation MVVISDPDESPEEQERFTLHEETDSDDIPPSLLSYFETSKSRAAVCEKLILEDLEDFTASHDTEDMMSLPFELDKDMMKLSEQVISHTENEENNTSSDTRLFPAPTEALFTHNVSVCPNNEDEYMESEKHLALEYEAERERRHCEEMKKEEQKRQIERDFQKELKKIIEAEKLHQKELELMGKRAQEKLEQELLLQQEIISNLQRRVEEERRMREEEQKRMKDEEDKRKGEEVERKRMEEESRRKKEEEKKIEEMKLKKEEERKREEEEKRRREREEKRKREEERKKLEDEMRIMKEEESRRKKEEEKKIEEMKLKKEEERKREEEEKRRREREEKRKREEERKKLEDEMRIMKEEEERKKKEEEERIKKEEEEKRKREEERKKIEEARKKIEKEKRTMEEEMSRKKEEERKKREEETMRREEEVRIIKEVEERKKQEEVRKKKEEEEALHEEMRKRDEKEHVNVNEEIKLKRKKKEENDKKRKKEEARKKEKERTTMKEVKEVVRKKETKEEPILIEEDEKRKREDDRKPKEEERRRRQKEEMRQEYEEGYKIIEEEIKLKDDEEDCKRFDMDNRRMEHESKTKDKEKKQEDEEAEKRLAKEIRKREEERNNIGAERELKEEEVGKNKKQVYKKTEEEIRLKEKEESKKRVVHDREEEGRRANELQKNRETNHTNIELDNSTTWTSHSESTTSPTSTETIPQQHDPEENISQTSIDKTVGCENQAAGLSTVSVILPVCLPERTEKKRLAWMKDCVPWSKLSLQNRRKQKGSVRSRRGLRGAAEAGSLPPLCPDALLQSTGWKSLQEVTTVTLEDLPGCSLSTLAQCTQLRSLTLRRCGLKSLEGINQLPQLCYIDAQENNISFVDCENMSSLRVLRLGHNKLTSIHGLAGAENVDVLDLSHNSITRIAGLESMKRLQRLSVDHNQLISTKGLRDVYTLLHLNCSHNHLARVEGLENSALLNTLDLRANSLTEPPSLNNQVLLRELHLDDNSISSLQGLTACWLPLMQHLSVAQNRLIQLPSMSDSVSLSNLDLRFNCLSELQNVCESMEGCLFLREVHLTGNPLQQESGWRSTLQKAVPGLRAIDEQKTDSFLTPPAVQQVSLASGSFLTFCQAQLQQTRDLQQQHSRELSNASSSLDAVKTSCRHFTEALQLAKDQRFAHEYGDTSVADKHRAAGQTTPEETLDMDSTNAEKRTERPEMESTGKVQPVLPNRDRCSYWTFEKSAAESWHDTFNTVTTGPTKGPLARKANSGDVHSSATKIKTTLYNLEMAPVSSHQDLDLQNTAAVVIQQLWRKYRQKCGNISSFSTAEEGGGRGGDGGKPESGPSYNNGSVIGRDYAATVIQAFWRGFSLRRRLASALAAVTCPDTGEDDTFEEVDVDEFVFDEAALEKHWTLPLSEDSPSRRYPLSEQPPSLKPPCHFPEPSQYILPPPLVWRPKQAWVSGEHMDSARQRVSPESSNRSKSPASTSVLSGLSERSEKIVEEWGFTDSHTALLMLKRAQKMKSTTQRQKKHRDPSVRLALFRNCSYQLAPVEARNRPAQLNRNDRKVGEAELGLQQAEKVERVKQERAQQWLHTQAAHPDSDPESVHFLPEISPDVLNGGRVQLVADPGYTERLHHASGLWANNSSAAQASCKESNYPRRNSLGHARKEVPSPQRVSSAPSKRERISHRENPVQLSGGWGGGKKRDKVYK, via the exons GACTCAGATGATATTCCCCCATCTCTGCTCAGCTACTTTGAAACCTCAAAAAGCAGAGCAGCAGTTTGTGAGAAGCTCATCCTTGAGGATCTTGAAG ATTTCACTGCGTCACATGACACTGAGGACATGATGAGCTTGCCGTTTGAACTCGATAAGGACATGATGAAGCTGAGCGAGCAG GTCATTAGTCATACAGAAAACGAGGAGAACAACACTTCCAGTGACACCCGCCTCTTTCCTGCACCCACAGAAGCACTTTTCACTcacaatgtgtcagtgtgtcccAACAATGAAG ATGAATATATGGAGAGTGAGAAGCATTTAGCATTGGAATACGaggcagagcgagagagacgacactgtgaggagatgaagaaggaagagcaaaagagacaaatAGAAAGAGACTTCCAGAAGGAGCTGAAGAAGATAATAGAGGCAGAGAAG CTCCATCAGAAGGAACTTGAGTTGATGGGGAAGAGAGCTCAGGAAAAACTTGAACAGGAGTTGCTGCTTCAGCAG GAAATCATCAGCAATTTACAGAGACgagtggaggaagagaggaggatgagggaggaggagcagaagaggatgAAGGATGAGGAGGACAAGAGGAAAGGGGAAGAGGTAGAGAGGAAAAGAATGGAGGAAGAGTcgaggaggaagaaagaggaagagaaaaaaatagaagagatgaaacttaaaaaagaagaggagaggaaacgcgaggaagaggaaaagaggagaagggagagagaagaaaagaggaagagagaagaggaaagaaagaagctGGAGGATGAGATGAGAATAATGAAGGAGGAAGAGTcgaggaggaagaaagaggaagagaaaaaaatagaagagatgaaacttaaaaaagaagaggagaggaaacgcgaggaagaggaaaagaggagaagggagagggaggaaaagaggaagagagaagaggaaagaaagaagctGGAGGATGAGATGAGAATaatgaaggaggaagaagagaggaaaaagaaagaagaggaagagaggataaagaaggaagaggaagagaagaggaaaagggaggaggaaagaaaaaagatagAAGAGGCAAGGAAGAAGATCGAGAAGGAGAAGAGAACAATGGAGGAAGAAATGAGccggaagaaggaggaggaaagaaaaaagagggaagaggaaactatgagaagagaggaagaggtgagAATAATTAAGGAGgttgaggagagaaagaagcaggaggaagtgaggaaaaagaaagaagaggaggaggctctGCATGAAGAGATGAGGAAGAGGGATGAAAAAgaacatgtaaatgtaaatgaagaaataaaacttaagaggaaaaagaaggaagaaaatgataagaaaaggaagaaggaggaggcaaggaagaaggagaaggaaagaaCCACTATGAAGGAGGTAAAGGAAGTGGTAAGAAAAAAGGAAACGAAAGAAGAACCAATACTCATCGAAGAGGATGAAAAGAGGAAAAGGGAAGATGACAGGAAACCAAAAGAGGAAGaacggaggaggaggcagaaggAAGAGATGAGACAAGAGTATGAAGAGGGTTACAAAATAATAGAGGAAGAAATAAAGCTCaaggatgatgaggaggattGTAAAAGGTTTGATATGGACAATAGAAGGATGGAGCATGAGAGCAAAACAAAAGATAaagagaagaagcaggaggatgaggaggctgAGAAAAGGCTAGCGAAGGAGATaagaaaaagggaggaggagagaaataatATAGGGGCAGAGAGGGAGctgaaggaggaagaggtgggaaaaaacaagaaacaggtttacaaaaaaacagaagaagaaataagactcaaagaaaaggaggagagcaAAAAGAGAGTGGTGCACGACAGGGAAGAAGAGGGAAGAAGAGCAAATGAGCTACAAAAGAACAGAGAAACTAACCACACGAATATAGAACTAGACAACAGCACCACCTGGACTTCACACAGTGAGTCTACAACCAGTCCCACCAGTACTGAAACCATTCCACAACAACATGACCCAGAAGAGAACATCAGTCAGACCTCCATTGATAAAACTGTGGGCTGTGAAAATCAAGCAGCAGGGCTTTCCACCGTGTCTGTTATTTTACCTGTGTGCCTCCCAGAGCgcacagagaagaagaggctGGCATGGATGAAGGACTGCGTCCCCTGGTCCAAACTGTCCCTCCAGAACAGGAGGAAGCAGAAAGGATCCGTCCGGAGTCGGAGAGGGCTGAGAGGGGCTGCTGAGGCCGGCAGTCTGCCACCTCTCTGCCCAGACGCTCTGCTTCAGTCCACGGGCTGGAAATCCCTGCAAGAG GTGACCACAGTGACCCTGGAGGACTTACCTGGCTGTAGCTTATCTACTCTCGCTCAGTGTACTCAACTTCGGTCCCTCACCCTCAGACGCTGTGGCCTCAAATCCCTGGAAGGCATCAACCAGCTACCACAGCTCTGCTACATCGATGCACAG GAAAATAACATCTCATTTGTCGACTGTGAAAATATGAGTAGTTTACGGGTTCTTCGACTCGGCCACAACAAGCTGACGTCCATCCATGGTTTAGCTGGTGCTGAAAATGTGGACGTCCTAGACCTCTCACACAACTCCATCACACGCATCG CTGGTCTGGAGTCTATGAAGAGACTGCAGAGGTTGTCGGTGGATCACAACCAGCTGATCAGCACCAAAGGACTGAGGGACGTTTACACTCTCCTGCACCTGAACTGCTCACACAACCACCTGGCAAGAGTGGAGGGTCTGGAGAACAGTGCTCTGCTCAACACACTGGACCTGAGAGCCAACAGCCTCACTgag CCCCCCAGTCTGAACAACCAGGTCCTCCTCAGAGAGCTGCATCTGGACGACAACAGCATCTCCTCCCTGCAGGGCCTCACTGCCTGCTGGCTTCCCCTCATGCAACACCTCTCTGTGGCCCAAAACAG ATTAATCCAGCTGCCCTCCATGTCTgattctgtgtctctttcaaATCTGGATCTTCGATTCAACTGCCTGTCAG AGCTCCAGAACGTGTGTGAGAGTATGGAGGGATGTCTATTCCTGCGAGAGGTCCACCTCACAGGGAATCCTCTTCAGCAGGAGAGTGGCTGGAG ATCCACTCTGCAGAAAGCAGTGCCTGGCCTGAGGGCCATAGATGAGCAGAAGACAGACTCTTTTCTAACGCCCCCTGCTGTTCAACAGGTCAGCCTGGCCTCAGGCAGCTTCCTAACGTTCTGTCAGGCTCAGCTTCAGCAGACTCGggatttacagcagcagcacagcagggAGCTCAG TAATGCCTCATCTTCCCTGGATGCTGTAAAGACCTCCTGCCGTCACTTCACTGAGGCCCTGCAGCTCGCTAAGGACCAGAGATTTGCCCATGAATATGGTGACACCTCTGTGGCTGACAAACACAGGGCTGCAGGCCAAACAACACCTGAGGAAACACTTGACATGGATAGTACCAATGCTGAGAAGCGTACTGAGCGCCCAGAAATGGAATCCACCGGAAAAGTTCAACCAGTTCTTCCAAACAGGGACAGATGCAGCTACTGGACCTTTGAGAAGTCAGCTGCAGAGAGTTGGCATGACACATTCAACACTGTTACAACAGGTCCAACGAAAGGGCCATTAGCTAGAAAAGCTAACTCTGGCGATGTTCACTCCTctgcaacaaaaataaaaacaactctCTACAATCTTGAAATGGCACCTGTGTCCAGCCATCAAGACCTGGACCTCCAAAA cacagcagcagtcGTGATTCAGCAGCTGTGGAGGAAATATAGACAGAAATGTGGGAACATCAGCAGCTTTTCCACagctgaggagggaggaggaagaggaggagatggaggaaagCCAGAGTCAGGACCTTCCTATAATAACGGCAGCGTTATTGGCCGGGATTATGCTGCAACTGTCATCCAG GCGTTTTGGAGGGGCTTCAGTCTGAGGAGGAGGCTCGCATCTGCTCTGGCTGCTGTCACATGCCCCGACACCGGAGAGGACGACACCTTTGAGGAGGTGGACGTGGATGAATTTGTCTTTGATGAG gCAGCGCTGGAGAAACACTGGACCTTGCCGCTTTCTGAGGACTCACCTTCCAGACGTTACCCTTTGTCAGAGCAGCCACCATCTCTGAAG CCTCCTTGCCACTTTCCTGAACCCTCCCAGTACATCCTCCCACCACCACTGGTTTGGAGGCCAAAGCAGGCCTGGGTTTCTGGAGAACACATGGACTCTGCTAGACAGAGAGTCTCCCCTGAGAGCTCCAACAG AAGCAAATCTCCTGCTTCAACCTCAGTGCTCAGCGGTCTCTCTGAAAGATCAGAAAAGATTGTGGAAGAATG GGGTTTCACCGACAGCCACACGGCTCTTCTGATGCTCAAGAGAGCTCAGAAGATGAAGTCAACGACGCAACGGCAGAAGAAACATAggg aTCCCTCCGTCCGTCTTGCCTTGTTCAGAAACTGCAGTTACCAGCTGGCTCCAGTTGAGGCACGAAACAGGCCAGCACAACTCAACAGGAATGATAGAAAAG TTGGAGAGGCTGAGCTGGGCCTTCAGCAGGCGGAGAAGGTGGAGCGAGTGAAGCAGGAACGAGCTCAGCAGTGGCTGCACACCCAGGCTGCTCACCCAGACAGCGACCCAGAGAG CGTGCATTTCTTACCGGAGATCAGCCCAGACGTTCTGAACGGAGGCAGAGTGCAGCTCGTG GCTGACCCAGGATATACAGAACGTCTACATCACGCCAGTGGATTGTGGGCCAACAACAGTTCAGCTGCCCAGGCTTCTTGCAAAGAGAGCAATTATCCTCGCAGAAACTCTTTGGGTCATGCAA